In one window of Pseudomonadota bacterium DNA:
- a CDS encoding type II secretion system F family protein, with protein sequence MPLYEYQAYTAQGKPTNGLIDAPSRAVAYERVRGQGLFPSRLEEERATAAGGKASPESLAFALVQLATLMRAGIPLTEALDSLVGQLPERALQRAFSRVRVRLQEGASFAQAIGESDVFGSLLPRLLAAGERVGALDTLLEEYAFFIERAQEFRGKVVGAMVYPAVILMASLALVVFMLTHVAPTLVRIYASFHVQLPLPTRIILGVGTFLTQGGILLAAAGVLGFGAFMRSVSPVVRNGFLLRVPFIGQLHLWAQVSRWCRTVALLHKGGVPLVRALISAREVVESAVLAQQLEAVEKKVERGEALGAALRQVPLMPPLVCQMAETGEKSGQLDCLLTAAAVFFEKEADRKLAMFAKLLEPAMILIMGLVVAFIVVSVLLPIFQLNRLIR encoded by the coding sequence ATGCCGCTCTACGAGTACCAGGCCTACACCGCGCAAGGAAAGCCCACGAACGGCCTCATCGACGCGCCCTCGCGCGCCGTGGCCTACGAACGCGTGCGCGGGCAGGGGCTCTTCCCGTCGCGCCTCGAGGAAGAGCGGGCCACCGCCGCGGGGGGCAAGGCCTCACCGGAGAGCCTCGCCTTCGCGCTGGTGCAGCTGGCCACGCTCATGCGCGCGGGCATTCCCCTGACCGAGGCCCTCGACTCGCTCGTGGGTCAGCTGCCAGAGCGCGCGCTGCAGCGCGCCTTCTCCCGGGTGAGGGTGCGCCTGCAGGAAGGTGCGTCATTTGCCCAGGCCATCGGCGAGAGCGACGTGTTCGGCTCGCTGCTTCCCCGCCTGCTGGCGGCGGGCGAGCGGGTGGGCGCACTCGACACGCTGCTCGAGGAGTACGCGTTCTTCATCGAGCGCGCCCAGGAGTTCCGCGGCAAGGTCGTGGGCGCCATGGTATATCCGGCGGTCATCCTCATGGCGAGCCTCGCGCTGGTAGTCTTCATGCTCACCCACGTGGCCCCGACCCTGGTGCGCATCTACGCGTCGTTCCACGTGCAGCTGCCGCTGCCCACGCGCATCATTCTCGGGGTGGGCACGTTCCTCACCCAGGGGGGGATTCTGCTGGCGGCGGCGGGGGTGCTGGGCTTCGGCGCCTTCATGCGCAGCGTCTCGCCCGTGGTGCGCAACGGGTTTCTCCTGCGCGTTCCCTTCATCGGCCAGCTGCACCTGTGGGCGCAGGTCTCGCGCTGGTGTCGCACCGTGGCGCTGCTCCACAAGGGGGGCGTGCCCCTCGTGCGCGCCCTCATCAGCGCGCGAGAGGTGGTGGAGAGCGCCGTGCTCGCCCAGCAGCTAGAGGCGGTCGAGAAGAAGGTCGAACGCGGTGAGGCCCTCGGCGCGGCCCTGCGCCAGGTGCCACTCATGCCGCCCCTGGTGTGCCAGATGGCGGAGACCGGCGAGAAGAGCGGCCAGCTTGACTGCCTGCTCACCGCCGCGGCGGTCTTCTTCGAGAAAGAGGCCGATCGCAAGCTGGCGATGTTCGCCAAGCTGCTCGAGCCCGCCATGATCTTGATCATGGGCCTTGTGGTGGCGTTCATCGTGGTCTCGGTGCTGCTGCCCATCTTCCAGCTGAACCGCCTCATCCGCTGA
- a CDS encoding type II secretion system protein GspE, with protein sequence MSMHPEPEERPMLDTDAQAAREPRGTLATITEKFSLEFLQKHLLLPLDGTDTVRIGIASRDALPALEDIRLVLKQDVEPVMMSRAEVEEGLRQLLVDRLESGPAEDGAVVLDEDDRITDLYSVSSEAPIVQLVSTMFLKAVGSSASDIHLEPYDDQAIVRMRVDGVLQDAFTIPRHQFNKVVARIKVISRLKHDESRLPQDGRTKLRAGDRAIDVRVSTVPTLFGERVVMRLLDRSQKLRTLSDLGLDRDTYNAVHEFGTFPHGLVLSTGPTGSGKSTTLYALMLEVQSPHRNIITIEDPVEYQAARIGQIQVNAKIGLTFAAGLRSILRQDPDIIMVGEIRDPETAEIAIHAALTGHLVLSTLHTNDSASAVSRLLDMGIPSYLISAALLGVVAQRLVRRLCMSCREAYVPRDEELAQIGLQPAQLRGRTVYRPRGCEKCFQTGYWGRVGVFEVLKADEEVGRQIVRSGEASVIRGIAVQKGMRTLDQDASLKFLEGLTSVEECLRATRA encoded by the coding sequence ATGAGCATGCACCCTGAACCCGAGGAGAGACCGATGCTCGACACCGACGCCCAGGCCGCGCGCGAGCCCCGCGGCACGCTCGCCACCATCACCGAGAAGTTCTCGCTGGAGTTCCTCCAGAAGCACCTGCTGCTGCCCCTCGACGGCACAGACACGGTGCGCATCGGCATCGCGTCACGCGACGCTCTGCCCGCCCTCGAAGACATCCGCCTGGTTCTCAAGCAGGACGTGGAGCCCGTGATGATGTCCCGGGCCGAGGTCGAGGAAGGCCTTCGCCAGCTGCTGGTCGACCGTCTCGAGAGCGGTCCCGCCGAAGACGGCGCGGTGGTTCTCGACGAGGACGATCGCATCACCGACCTCTACTCGGTGAGCAGCGAGGCCCCCATCGTGCAGCTCGTGAGCACGATGTTCTTGAAGGCCGTGGGATCGTCAGCCTCCGACATCCACCTCGAGCCCTATGACGATCAGGCCATCGTGCGCATGCGCGTCGACGGCGTGCTGCAAGACGCCTTCACCATTCCGCGTCACCAGTTCAACAAGGTGGTGGCCCGCATCAAGGTCATCTCGCGGCTCAAGCACGACGAGTCGCGCCTGCCGCAAGACGGGCGCACCAAGCTGCGCGCGGGAGATCGTGCCATCGACGTGCGCGTGTCGACCGTGCCGACCCTCTTCGGTGAGCGCGTGGTGATGCGTCTGCTCGACCGCTCGCAGAAGCTGCGCACCCTGAGCGATCTGGGCCTCGACAGGGACACCTACAACGCCGTGCACGAATTCGGCACCTTCCCCCACGGGCTCGTGCTCTCGACCGGCCCCACGGGCAGCGGTAAGTCGACCACCCTCTACGCCCTCATGCTCGAGGTGCAGTCGCCCCATCGCAACATCATCACCATCGAAGACCCGGTCGAGTACCAGGCCGCGCGCATCGGCCAGATACAGGTCAACGCCAAGATCGGCCTCACCTTCGCGGCAGGCCTGCGCTCGATTCTGCGACAAGACCCGGACATCATCATGGTGGGCGAGATCCGCGACCCGGAGACGGCCGAGATCGCCATCCACGCCGCCCTCACGGGCCACCTCGTGCTCTCGACCCTGCACACCAACGACTCGGCCAGCGCGGTCTCGCGGCTGCTCGATATGGGCATTCCCTCGTACCTCATCAGCGCCGCGCTGCTCGGCGTGGTGGCGCAGCGACTCGTGCGCAGGCTCTGCATGAGCTGTCGCGAGGCCTACGTGCCCCGCGACGAGGAGCTCGCCCAGATCGGGCTGCAGCCCGCGCAGCTTCGTGGGCGAACGGTGTATCGGCCGCGCGGCTGCGAGAAGTGCTTCCAGACCGGCTACTGGGGGCGCGTGGGCGTGTTCGAGGTGCTCAAGGCCGACGAAGAGGTCGGTCGCCAGATCGTGCGCAGCGGCGAGGCCTCGGTGATTCGCGGCATCGCGGTGCAGAAGGGCATGCGCACCCTCGATCAAGACGCCAGCCTGAAGTTCCTCGAGGGGCTCACCAGCGTGGAGGAGTGCCTGCGCGCCACCCGCGCCTGA